One Aneurinibacillus migulanus genomic region harbors:
- a CDS encoding iron-containing alcohol dehydrogenase encodes MRISKFAAPEIIFGWGALQQAGECCRRIGANNVFIVSDPGVVEAGWTEQVLVACQDSGLSYELFHHITANPKDYEIEEGVRRYRESECDAVLGIGGGSAMDAAKAIAIVATNGGTIHEFEGADKIKSPLPPLLMVPTTAGSGSEVSQFSVIIDCSRKIKMTIVSKSLVPDIAIIDPQTLVTKNADLTAETGMDVLTHAIEAYVSVAATPLTDVQAQNAISLVAKHLRASTASRTNREAKTAMSMASLQAGLAFSNAILGAVHAMAHALGGYLDMPHGKLNAILLPYVMEYNFLAAPERFMDIASLMGQNVNEMTTAEAARLSVRHVRQLASDIGIPTRLSDIGFTENLVSVMSKAASEDVCLITNPRDIETRDIEMIFRQAL; translated from the coding sequence ATGCGAATTTCTAAATTTGCCGCACCGGAAATTATTTTTGGGTGGGGTGCCCTGCAACAGGCAGGAGAATGCTGTCGGCGCATCGGTGCCAATAATGTATTTATCGTCAGTGATCCGGGCGTAGTGGAAGCCGGCTGGACGGAACAAGTCCTCGTTGCCTGCCAGGACAGCGGACTTTCCTATGAACTATTCCACCATATTACCGCGAATCCAAAAGATTATGAGATTGAGGAAGGAGTACGACGCTACCGGGAGAGTGAGTGTGATGCCGTACTCGGCATCGGGGGAGGCAGCGCCATGGATGCTGCGAAAGCGATTGCGATTGTTGCCACCAATGGCGGCACGATCCATGAATTCGAAGGGGCTGATAAAATTAAATCCCCTCTTCCACCGCTGTTGATGGTTCCTACCACCGCCGGCTCTGGCTCCGAAGTCTCCCAGTTCTCCGTCATCATCGATTGTTCACGTAAGATTAAAATGACGATTGTATCCAAGTCTCTTGTACCCGATATCGCTATTATTGACCCGCAAACACTTGTTACAAAAAACGCTGACTTAACCGCTGAGACCGGCATGGATGTATTGACCCATGCAATTGAAGCATATGTAAGCGTAGCAGCGACGCCGCTGACAGATGTACAGGCACAAAACGCCATCTCGCTTGTTGCCAAGCATTTGCGTGCTTCTACTGCTTCCCGTACGAACCGCGAGGCCAAAACAGCTATGTCAATGGCCAGTTTGCAGGCAGGGCTCGCCTTCTCCAATGCAATCCTCGGCGCAGTACATGCGATGGCTCATGCGCTTGGAGGCTATCTGGACATGCCCCACGGTAAGCTGAATGCCATTCTCTTGCCTTACGTAATGGAATATAATTTCCTGGCAGCGCCGGAGCGGTTTATGGATATCGCATCACTTATGGGGCAGAATGTCAACGAGATGACGACCGCAGAGGCCGCCCGGCTGTCGGTCCGCCATGTCCGGCAACTGGCATCGGATATTGGTATTCCCACGCGCTTATCGGATATTGGCTTTACGGAAAATCTGGTGTCGGTCATGAGCAAAGCTGCAAGTGAAGATGTTTGTCTCATCACTAATCCTCGCGATATTGAAACGAGAGATATTGAAATGATTTTTCGGCAGGCGTTATAA
- a CDS encoding sigma-54-dependent transcriptional regulator, which yields MNGLLIVDDEIQVQTFFSYLLRKKDIALSFAGNAAEVSTALEKNIYQAALVDLKLPDSNGLDILKTIKKRMPACRVIIMTGYSTVKSALEAIRLGAEDYIEKPFDDINELETLIDSLFTTPATQRQTDLMQLAEQTGFIVGTNPDMYNLLSLAYKIARKNITVLIEGETGCGKEVLARFLHEAGMRNSQPFVGVNCGAFTETLLESELFGHEKGAFTGALHSRKGLFEAASKGTLFFDEIADASPAIQVKLLRVLETREFMRIGSEQIRHTDARIIAASHANLEQEVEYGRFREDLLYRLNVVKLVVPPLRNRKEDIPYLVRHLIRRHHMDENAFAPETLSVMQEYDWPGNIRELANVVTRALALSEGEPGPITPDYLPAAIVKQQMISFSPSIEKPEQKSPLSKPSLEEYVEEWKRELLTQWKNSSSTDLPAVMDRIKELEKTIGAAFVGRALKESWGNQQKASRLLNISVRKLRYLLHEKGK from the coding sequence ATGAATGGATTGCTCATCGTAGACGATGAAATACAAGTCCAAACCTTTTTTTCCTACTTGCTCCGTAAAAAAGATATTGCCCTTTCCTTTGCTGGAAATGCTGCTGAGGTAAGTACCGCACTTGAAAAAAACATCTATCAAGCAGCTCTTGTCGATTTGAAATTGCCGGATAGTAACGGCCTTGATATTCTCAAGACAATCAAAAAACGTATGCCTGCCTGCCGTGTAATCATTATGACCGGATACAGCACGGTCAAATCGGCTTTGGAAGCCATTCGCTTGGGTGCAGAAGATTATATTGAAAAACCGTTTGACGATATTAATGAACTGGAGACGCTTATCGACAGCCTGTTTACTACTCCGGCTACCCAGCGTCAGACGGACTTAATGCAACTGGCAGAGCAGACAGGATTCATCGTCGGCACCAATCCAGACATGTATAATTTGCTTTCCCTGGCCTATAAAATCGCCCGTAAAAATATTACGGTGCTCATTGAAGGCGAGACAGGATGCGGTAAAGAAGTGCTCGCCCGCTTCCTTCATGAAGCAGGCATGAGAAATTCTCAGCCGTTTGTAGGTGTGAACTGTGGTGCTTTTACAGAAACGCTTCTCGAAAGCGAGCTATTCGGCCACGAGAAAGGCGCTTTTACCGGGGCGCTTCACTCGCGTAAAGGTTTATTTGAAGCTGCCAGTAAAGGCACTTTGTTCTTTGATGAAATCGCCGACGCTTCTCCCGCCATCCAGGTAAAACTACTGCGTGTACTTGAAACAAGGGAATTCATGCGTATCGGTAGCGAACAAATCCGGCATACGGATGCACGTATTATTGCTGCCTCCCACGCCAATCTTGAGCAAGAAGTAGAGTATGGACGATTCCGCGAAGATTTGCTATACCGGCTCAATGTTGTAAAACTGGTCGTTCCGCCTCTTCGAAATCGAAAAGAAGACATTCCTTATCTTGTAAGGCACCTTATTCGCCGTCATCATATGGATGAGAATGCTTTTGCCCCTGAAACACTTTCTGTTATGCAGGAATACGACTGGCCCGGCAACATCCGGGAATTGGCAAACGTAGTAACGCGGGCTCTTGCATTATCGGAAGGTGAACCAGGGCCGATTACACCCGACTACTTACCTGCTGCCATCGTAAAGCAGCAGATGATTTCATTTTCTCCATCTATAGAGAAACCTGAGCAAAAAAGTCCCCTCTCCAAGCCTTCGCTTGAGGAATATGTGGAGGAATGGAAACGCGAACTACTAACGCAATGGAAAAATAGCTCAAGCACTGACTTGCCTGCCGTCATGGACCGGATAAAGGAACTTGAAAAAACCATCGGTGCCGCCTTTGTTGGACGGGCATTAAAAGAATCATGGGGGAACCAGCAAAAAGCATCTCGCCTGCTTAATATTAGCGTCCGCAAACTCCGCTACTTGCTACATGAGAAAGGAAAATAG
- a CDS encoding HesB/IscA family protein, translating to MKCKITRNAAKKINEIMAQEDSEGKLLRVVITHTHGTHAHYGLDLDTPGENDEVVHTDKEIDVLLDKTQDLLDGVKIDYLYLPEEGFVITNPSKGNHGDH from the coding sequence ATGAAATGTAAAATTACAAGAAACGCTGCGAAAAAAATTAACGAAATCATGGCGCAAGAGGACTCAGAGGGAAAATTGCTGCGCGTAGTTATTACCCATACACACGGCACTCATGCCCATTATGGCCTCGATCTTGATACGCCTGGCGAGAACGATGAGGTTGTACATACTGATAAAGAAATCGATGTGCTTCTCGACAAAACTCAAGATCTACTTGATGGAGTCAAAATTGATTATCTGTATTTACCGGAAGAAGGCTTCGTTATTACCAATCCAAGCAAAGGTAACCACGGTGACCATTAA
- a CDS encoding iron-containing alcohol dehydrogenase, whose translation MENQVFGFYMPTVNLMGMGAAKEIGERMKSYGKKKALIVTDAGLHKFGVADQIASYVEEAGLSVAIFPGAEPNPTDKNVEEGLAAYQAENCDCIISLGGGSSHDCAKGVGLVAANGGRIHDYEGVDRSALPMVTLFAVNTTSGTASEMTRFCIITDTSRSVKMAIVDKHVTPTVSINDPLLTVKKPAGLTAATGMDALTHAVEAYVSTSATPVTDACALQAIRLVSRNLRVAVANGENLQARENMSYAQFLAGMAFNNASLGYVHAIAHQFGGIYNLPHGVCNAILLPHVERFNLISRADRFADIAEAMGENIDGLSMREAAERALDAIVMLARDVGIPSGFAELGAKEEDIELLAVNAMKDACALTNPRKATLEDVKEIIRAAF comes from the coding sequence ATGGAAAACCAAGTGTTCGGATTTTACATGCCCACAGTTAATTTAATGGGAATGGGAGCGGCGAAAGAAATCGGAGAACGTATGAAATCGTATGGCAAGAAGAAGGCGTTGATTGTAACAGACGCAGGCCTTCACAAATTCGGAGTGGCAGACCAAATTGCTTCGTATGTAGAAGAGGCGGGGCTTTCGGTTGCGATTTTCCCGGGTGCCGAGCCTAATCCGACTGACAAGAACGTAGAAGAAGGATTGGCAGCATATCAGGCGGAGAATTGCGATTGTATTATCTCACTTGGCGGGGGAAGCTCGCATGATTGTGCCAAAGGCGTCGGGTTGGTTGCGGCGAATGGCGGTAGAATTCATGATTATGAAGGTGTAGACCGTTCAGCTCTGCCAATGGTAACGTTGTTTGCAGTGAATACGACATCAGGGACGGCAAGTGAGATGACGCGTTTTTGTATTATTACTGATACGTCCCGTTCAGTAAAGATGGCGATTGTGGACAAGCATGTTACCCCAACGGTTTCTATTAATGACCCGTTATTAACGGTAAAAAAACCGGCAGGACTTACAGCGGCAACCGGAATGGACGCGCTTACCCATGCGGTAGAAGCATATGTGTCGACATCCGCTACGCCCGTTACCGATGCCTGCGCTCTTCAGGCGATTCGGTTAGTTAGCCGGAATTTGCGGGTCGCGGTAGCGAATGGTGAAAACTTGCAAGCACGCGAAAATATGTCATATGCCCAATTCCTTGCTGGTATGGCATTTAACAATGCCTCATTGGGATATGTTCATGCGATTGCCCATCAGTTTGGCGGTATTTACAATCTACCGCATGGCGTCTGCAATGCGATTCTTCTGCCACATGTTGAGCGGTTCAACCTCATTTCCCGTGCTGATCGCTTTGCTGATATTGCGGAAGCGATGGGAGAGAATATTGATGGCTTATCCATGCGCGAAGCGGCGGAACGGGCGCTGGATGCTATCGTAATGCTGGCGCGTGATGTAGGTATTCCTTCCGGCTTTGCCGAGCTGGGCGCAAAAGAGGAAGATATTGAGTTATTGGCAGTGAATGCAATGAAAGATGCATGCGCGTTAACTAATCCACGTAAAGCTACGCTCGAAGACGTAAAAGAAATTATCCGCGCAGCATTTTAA
- a CDS encoding CBS domain-containing protein: protein MRVKDLMTPDVITIAPATTIQEAESIMKEKNIRRLIVVEQEKAVGIIVHREMIISLQSPTILKETPVEWIMTKNLITIRPDASITEAIQTMRKYKINSLPVVEGDSLVGIITVVDLLHELTRRLEAETTA, encoded by the coding sequence ATGAGAGTAAAAGATTTAATGACACCGGATGTAATTACAATCGCTCCGGCCACAACGATTCAAGAAGCGGAATCTATCATGAAAGAGAAAAATATCCGTCGGCTTATCGTCGTCGAACAAGAAAAGGCAGTCGGCATTATCGTACATCGCGAAATGATTATTTCGCTCCAATCGCCAACCATCTTGAAAGAGACGCCTGTAGAATGGATTATGACAAAAAATTTGATTACAATACGACCGGATGCATCAATTACTGAAGCGATTCAAACAATGCGCAAATATAAAATCAACTCGCTTCCGGTAGTGGAAGGTGACAGTCTGGTCGGCATTATCACCGTCGTTGACTTGCTACACGAGCTTACACGTCGCTTGGAAGCCGAAACAACCGCATAA
- a CDS encoding sigma-54 interaction domain-containing protein, producing the protein MRNQPFSFYNPFLYEIMQPSSFLPHHPCKVQAKESARLFEVISANPEVTDIEVLSDANESIGYVSTEAIVLASTRALRECFAFYNNVLQTVDDSLTIVNAEGTVVNWNKQAETMYQIPSEDILHHHITRHFKKDAVMLLKSIHDGSSIARHYNQPRAGAHVLVNTSPVMLDGQIIGGISAEKDISDVVRLHDQLSNTTAHLHDLETELYTEQQEDPFYKIKGRSAAIMQAMQLTRKVAHTDATLLITGESGVGKELFAEAVHRASPRAGGPFIALNCGAIPAALFESELFGYEKGAFTGAIHEGKKGKMDAAEGGTLFLDEIGELPLDQQVKLLRVLQEKQFYRVGGHKPIATDVRIVAATNRDLETMVEAGQFRQDLFYRLNVVSVPIPPLRERKEDIPELAQLFLKEFAVKYGKPLPELAPKTLILLLDYAWPGNIRQLRNLMERLIILTDQERIEPEHLPEGYQPNQLPFAAQTPAARPLAARSEYDELVEALRTTYGNKSAAAQLLGISRVTLYNRMKKYNMEKG; encoded by the coding sequence ATGCGAAATCAACCTTTTTCTTTCTATAACCCTTTTCTCTATGAGATTATGCAACCGAGCTCTTTCTTGCCTCATCATCCTTGCAAGGTGCAGGCAAAAGAATCAGCCCGTCTGTTTGAGGTCATCTCAGCAAACCCTGAAGTAACCGATATTGAAGTATTATCAGATGCGAACGAATCAATCGGATACGTATCGACGGAGGCGATTGTGTTAGCCTCCACACGCGCACTCAGGGAATGTTTCGCATTTTATAACAACGTTCTGCAGACGGTTGACGACTCCTTGACAATCGTTAATGCAGAAGGAACTGTAGTTAATTGGAACAAGCAAGCTGAAACCATGTACCAAATTCCATCAGAAGATATTCTGCATCATCATATTACGCGCCATTTCAAAAAAGATGCAGTCATGCTACTCAAAAGCATTCATGATGGTTCATCCATTGCCCGACATTACAATCAGCCGCGTGCGGGAGCACACGTATTGGTTAATACATCACCTGTTATGCTGGACGGACAGATTATCGGGGGGATTTCCGCCGAAAAAGACATTAGTGATGTGGTGCGCCTGCATGACCAACTATCAAATACGACTGCACATCTGCATGATCTGGAAACGGAGTTATACACCGAACAGCAAGAAGACCCCTTCTATAAAATCAAGGGGCGCAGTGCTGCCATTATGCAGGCGATGCAGTTGACAAGAAAAGTGGCTCATACAGATGCCACGCTTCTTATCACCGGAGAATCCGGCGTAGGTAAAGAACTGTTCGCCGAAGCGGTACACCGCGCAAGTCCGCGGGCAGGCGGCCCTTTTATCGCGCTTAATTGTGGAGCTATTCCGGCGGCGCTGTTTGAAAGTGAGCTGTTCGGTTACGAAAAAGGGGCTTTTACCGGAGCCATTCATGAAGGAAAAAAAGGAAAAATGGATGCGGCCGAGGGCGGTACCCTGTTTCTGGATGAAATCGGGGAACTCCCGCTTGATCAGCAGGTTAAACTACTGCGTGTCCTACAGGAAAAGCAGTTCTATCGCGTGGGTGGACATAAGCCTATCGCGACAGATGTGCGCATCGTAGCGGCGACAAATCGGGACCTTGAAACAATGGTGGAAGCAGGCCAATTCAGACAAGATTTATTCTACCGCCTTAACGTAGTCTCGGTGCCCATTCCGCCACTGCGCGAACGAAAAGAAGACATTCCCGAGCTGGCCCAGCTATTTCTTAAAGAATTCGCCGTGAAATACGGAAAGCCACTCCCTGAACTGGCACCCAAAACACTCATTTTACTGCTTGACTATGCCTGGCCAGGCAATATCAGGCAATTGCGAAACCTGATGGAAAGACTTATCATCTTAACGGATCAGGAGCGGATTGAGCCTGAGCATCTGCCTGAAGGCTACCAGCCGAACCAATTACCTTTTGCAGCCCAAACGCCAGCAGCAAGACCGCTTGCAGCTCGCAGCGAGTATGATGAACTAGTAGAAGCGCTCCGTACAACGTACGGCAATAAGTCTGCCGCCGCACAATTGCTCGGTATCTCGCGCGTAACACTGTATAATCGAATGAAAAAATATAACATGGAAAAAGGATAA
- a CDS encoding ATP-binding protein, which yields MSESKQDIIALLTGLESSKRNYYTELKKHLRQIEKKNMQLEIINQVVKSFNVDMSLDDMLENVADKLKEIFALDCLSLSLFENDQLIVSNFFPRNQAALLPGTVLLPDRSLCWKVINDKQACYHTAPSTGGDIRYLEETIFISSQIAETVFIPLFSKNRPIGVLSVGSASSGAYNDSDLLFLQQVADQLAVCIENARLYNEVLQSKREWERTFSAVTDMLLYVDLDFRVVRFNQAVLEFLGLAEEFVYGRKCHELLRPPSHDWSSCPLTECYRTKQTAYQQLPLIGNRICDVFAYPVLAEDSVMYGVILYIKDVTKKLHIEAQLIQSGKLAAIGEMAAGVAHELNNPLTAILGNTQLLLRESQKESLDARLLDDIFTSGKRCKLIIQNLLTFSRQEEYMFEPCSLNQAVQQVLSLVRYQIERNHISFTIELESNLPPIEGNIQQIEQIIINLLLNAKDAILTRNVKAGHIHIRTETKEKKGHPHIFMHITDNGCGIEDKNKSEIFNPFFTTKAVAQGTGLGLSVSLGIARAHGGTIEAESEKNQGSRFTLILPACSSNHPDSIENREESQ from the coding sequence ATGAGCGAGTCAAAGCAAGATATCATTGCGCTTTTAACCGGATTGGAATCTTCCAAGCGCAATTACTATACGGAATTAAAAAAGCATTTGCGGCAAATTGAAAAGAAAAATATGCAATTAGAAATCATCAATCAGGTGGTCAAAAGCTTCAATGTCGATATGTCACTAGATGATATGCTAGAAAACGTGGCGGATAAACTGAAGGAAATCTTCGCACTTGATTGTCTCTCCTTATCCTTATTCGAAAACGATCAACTTATCGTAAGTAATTTCTTTCCACGCAATCAAGCGGCACTTCTGCCGGGAACTGTGCTTCTGCCTGATCGATCGCTATGCTGGAAAGTAATAAACGATAAACAAGCATGCTATCATACCGCTCCCTCAACTGGCGGAGACATTCGCTATTTGGAAGAAACAATTTTCATCAGCTCACAAATCGCTGAAACAGTGTTCATCCCGCTGTTCAGTAAAAATCGGCCAATCGGCGTGCTAAGTGTAGGAAGCGCTTCATCCGGCGCGTACAATGATTCAGATCTTCTTTTTCTTCAGCAAGTAGCCGATCAACTCGCCGTCTGTATCGAGAATGCCCGGCTATATAACGAGGTATTACAAAGCAAACGGGAGTGGGAAAGGACATTTAGTGCTGTAACAGATATGCTTCTATATGTAGATTTGGATTTTCGTGTCGTCCGTTTCAACCAAGCCGTGCTCGAATTTCTTGGACTTGCCGAGGAATTCGTATATGGCCGGAAGTGCCATGAATTACTTCGGCCTCCTTCTCATGACTGGTCGTCTTGTCCACTAACTGAATGTTATCGAACAAAGCAGACTGCGTACCAGCAGCTTCCTCTTATTGGAAACCGAATTTGCGATGTATTCGCTTATCCTGTTCTTGCTGAGGATTCTGTCATGTATGGAGTGATTCTCTACATAAAGGATGTTACGAAAAAACTGCACATTGAGGCGCAGCTCATTCAATCAGGAAAATTGGCCGCCATCGGTGAGATGGCGGCCGGCGTTGCCCACGAGCTGAATAATCCGCTTACAGCCATTCTAGGAAATACGCAGCTTTTGCTGCGGGAGTCTCAGAAGGAAAGCCTGGATGCTCGTCTGCTGGATGATATTTTCACCTCCGGGAAACGATGCAAACTTATCATTCAAAATCTTCTCACGTTCTCCCGACAGGAAGAATATATGTTTGAGCCATGTTCATTGAATCAGGCCGTACAGCAAGTCTTAAGCCTTGTACGCTATCAGATTGAACGAAACCATATCTCTTTTACGATAGAACTAGAGTCCAATTTACCTCCTATAGAGGGAAATATTCAGCAAATCGAACAAATTATCATCAATCTGCTGCTGAACGCAAAAGATGCTATTCTGACGCGGAACGTCAAGGCCGGACATATCCATATTCGTACGGAAACAAAAGAGAAAAAAGGCCATCCACATATCTTCATGCATATTACCGATAATGGCTGCGGAATTGAAGATAAAAACAAAAGTGAGATTTTCAACCCTTTTTTCACCACGAAGGCAGTAGCGCAAGGTACAGGTCTTGGGCTTTCGGTAAGTCTTGGAATCGCACGGGCTCATGGGGGCACAATCGAGGCGGAGAGCGAAAAAAACCAGGGGAGCCGTTTTACTCTTATCTTACCGGCATGCTCTAGTAATCATCCTGATAGTATAGAAAACAGGGAGGAGTCACAATGA
- a CDS encoding lipid II flippase Amj family protein, whose translation MLEKLLIICIFTLIIHMIDTFAYSVRIAGIRTGKIAIALSVFSIIVIVSRTSNMVQAPLTGSLVDMAKRTGDIAALESQFRVILLSASLGTVIAALLLPTFVSVMSRAIVHLEMAGSVPQLVRNVSTVHHMKIARKHFKLPRWETLSRLRIGGVPKRILLLNMLAAMIYADSVLACLYASLLKPEYSSIALTSTGLINGFSTIILTVFLDPQIAILTDKVMKGTEKKDSINKMVGVLTLSRFVGTVLAQLFLVPFAYYIAWLSQFFA comes from the coding sequence TTGCTTGAAAAACTATTGATAATATGCATATTTACTTTGATTATACATATGATTGATACTTTTGCTTACTCAGTGAGAATCGCCGGTATTCGCACAGGGAAAATTGCGATCGCCCTTTCCGTATTCAGCATAATTGTCATCGTATCTAGAACATCTAATATGGTACAGGCACCTCTTACAGGAAGCCTGGTAGACATGGCCAAACGTACAGGTGATATCGCCGCTTTGGAAAGCCAGTTCCGCGTTATTTTGCTTTCAGCCTCCTTAGGAACCGTGATCGCCGCTCTCTTGCTTCCTACTTTTGTTTCCGTGATGTCCAGGGCGATCGTTCATTTAGAGATGGCTGGCTCCGTACCCCAATTGGTGAGAAACGTATCCACAGTACACCATATGAAAATAGCAAGAAAGCATTTTAAGCTCCCCCGCTGGGAAACGTTGTCCCGTTTACGCATAGGCGGTGTACCAAAACGCATTTTGTTACTGAATATGCTAGCTGCAATGATTTATGCCGATAGCGTCCTTGCCTGCCTGTATGCCTCATTGCTTAAGCCAGAGTATAGCTCTATCGCACTGACATCTACAGGATTAATCAACGGTTTTTCCACCATTATTTTAACTGTGTTCCTTGATCCGCAAATAGCGATTTTGACGGATAAAGTCATGAAAGGAACCGAGAAGAAAGACAGCATCAATAAAATGGTCGGCGTCCTGACCCTTTCAAGATTTGTGGGGACAGTTCTTGCTCAGCTATTCCTTGTTCCGTTTGCTTATTATATCGCCTGGCTAAGCCAGTTTTTCGCATGA
- a CDS encoding proline dehydrogenase family protein, translating to MILEAAIKRFFLFLSQNYSMNRAAKKWGLRYGASRFVAGETIREAISKVKELNAQGLTCTLDHLGEFVRSRREAIESADYCIKTLDAIHQAGVDSNLSLKLTQLGLDIDTVMCHENMRRILERAKQYGNFVRIDMEDYSHCQQTLNMLHELRKEYDNVGTVIQAYLYRSESDVKALRGVPLRLVKGAYKESSKVAYPDKKDVDDNYKRIIKQHLLSRSYTAVATHDEHIIDYTKRVVLKHRIPHTHFEFQMLYGIRTQLQLSLAREGYKMRVYVPYGNDWYAYFMRRLAERPANVAFVLKGMVTK from the coding sequence ATGATACTAGAGGCAGCGATAAAACGGTTCTTTTTGTTTCTCTCGCAAAATTACTCGATGAATCGTGCGGCGAAAAAATGGGGCTTACGTTATGGAGCAAGTCGCTTTGTTGCCGGAGAAACGATCCGGGAAGCAATTAGTAAAGTAAAAGAATTGAATGCACAAGGATTGACTTGCACCCTAGATCATCTCGGGGAGTTTGTGCGTAGTCGTAGGGAGGCGATAGAATCTGCCGATTATTGCATTAAAACACTGGATGCAATACATCAAGCAGGCGTGGATAGCAATCTATCGCTGAAATTGACGCAGCTGGGCCTCGATATCGACACTGTTATGTGCCATGAGAATATGCGCCGTATCTTGGAACGCGCAAAACAGTATGGTAATTTTGTCCGCATTGATATGGAAGATTATAGTCACTGTCAACAGACATTGAATATGCTTCACGAATTGAGAAAGGAATATGATAACGTCGGCACAGTCATTCAGGCCTATTTATATCGGTCTGAATCAGATGTAAAAGCGTTACGTGGTGTACCGCTTCGGTTGGTAAAAGGAGCATACAAAGAATCCTCAAAAGTGGCGTATCCCGATAAGAAAGATGTCGATGACAACTACAAGCGTATTATCAAGCAGCATCTATTAAGCAGAAGCTATACGGCTGTTGCCACGCATGATGAGCATATCATCGATTATACGAAGAGAGTGGTTTTAAAACATCGTATACCGCATACGCACTTCGAGTTTCAAATGTTATATGGTATCCGTACACAGTTACAGTTGTCACTGGCACGTGAAGGATATAAAATGCGCGTATATGTCCCATACGGCAACGACTGGTACGCATATTTTATGCGGCGTCTTGCAGAGCGCCCAGCTAATGTGGCATTTGTTTTGAAAGGAATGGTCACAAAATGA